The genomic stretch ACCTACGAGGTTACTGCGGTGAATCCGTTCAAAGCTTTCTGCGATAACCGCTTTTACGCCGAGCAGAAGGGTACCTTTTGCTGCCCAGTCACGGGAGCTTCCTGTACCGTATTCTTTACCTGCAAGCACGACTAAGTTTCTGCCTTTTTCTTGATACTTCATGGAAGCATCGTAGATCGACATTACTTCATCGGTAGGAAGGTAGGTGGTTACTCCGCCTTCTGTGCCTGGTGCAACTTGGTTACGAATCCGAATGTTTGCGAAAGTACCGCGCATCATCACTTCGTGGTTACCACGGCGGGAACCGTACGAGTTGAAGTCTTTACGCTCAACACCGTGTTCTTTCAGATACAATCCAGCAGGACTTGATGGAGAGATATTCCCTGCAGGAGAGATATGGTCCGTTGTTACGGAATCACCCAAGAGTGCTAGAACACGTGCATCACGGATATTTTGAATGTCATTCAGCTCGTCACCGAGACCTTCAAAGAACGGAGGATTCTGAATGTAAGTGGAGTTTTCATCCCACTCATACAGTTCGCCTTCCGGAATTTCAATGGCATTCCAGCGTTCGTTCGCTGTAAATACATTAGCATATTTATTGCGGAACATGTCTCTGTTCAAGGAGATGTTAATCGCTTCTTGAATTTCCGCAGAAGTAGGCCAGATATCTTTCAGATATACAGGCTGATTATTTGTATCATAACCAATTGGATCATTTTGAAGATCAATGTTTACCGTTCCAGCAAGTGCATATGCAACCACTAGAGGCGGAGAAGCCAGGTAGTTTGCTTTTACTTGAGCGTGAACACGGCCTTCAAAGTTCCGGTTACCGGAAAGGACAGCTGCAACCGTAAGGTCGTTATCTGTAATTGCCTGGCTGACTTCCTCAGGAAGTGGACCAGAGTTACCGATACATGTTGCACAGCCATAACCAGCAACGTTAAATCCAAGCTTCTCAAGCGGCTCAAGAAGTCCGGCTTTTGTCAGATACTCTGTTACTACGAGAGAACCTGGAGTCAGAGAAGTTTTTACATAACCTGGTTTAGTAAGTCCGCGCTCCACTGCTTTTTTAGCAAGAAGACCTGCACCGACCATTACGCTCGGGTTAGAAGTATTCGTACAGCTTGTAATTGCCGCAATAACGACTGCTCCAGCAGAGAGTTCACTCTTAGTACCGTCCGGGTGAGTAACCGATACTTTCTCAGCAATCTTCTCATCACTGAGTCCATAGCCGCCTTTGTCTACAGGGGTACGTACAATGCCTTCCCAGTTTTCTTTCATTTTTGTCAGTTCAATACGGTCTTGTGGACGTTTAGGTCCTGCAAGGGACGGTACAACAGACGCTAGATCCAGTTCAATGGTATCTGAGAAAACAGGGTCTTCTGTATGATTCGTGCGGAACATGCCTTGAGCTTTGTAATATGCTTCAACCAGCTCGACTTGTTCTTCTGAGCGGCCCGTATTACGAAGGTAGTTGAGTGTTTCGGTATCAACAGGGAAATATCCTACCGTTGCGCCATACTCAGGAGCCATGTTTGCTACCGTTGCACGGTCAGCAAGGCTGATGTTAGAGAGTCCAGGACCATAGAACTCAACGAATTTACCGACAACGCCTTTTTTACGAAGCATTTCTGTAACAGTCAGTGCAAGGTCTGTTGCTGTTGCCCCTTCAGCAAGGCTGCCGGTAAGTTTGAATCCAATAACTTCAGGAGTTACAAAATACAGCGGTTGTCCGAGCATTCCAGCTTCCGCTTCAATACCGCCAACGCCCCAGCCAACAACGCCGAGACCATTAATCATCGTGGTATGGGAGTCTGTACCAACGAGGGAATCCGGGAATACTACTGTTTCGCCGTCAATCTCTTTGGTAGCAGCTACAGAAGCAAGATATTCAAGGTTGACTTGGTGAACAATCCCTGTGGAAGGGGGAACCGCACGGAAGTTATCAAATGCCGTTTGCGCCCAGCGCAAGAAGCGATAACGTTCTTCGTTACGTTCAAATTCTACTTTTATATTGTAATCCAGCGCATCGTTTGTTCCGTAAGCATCAACCATAACGGAGTGGTCGATAACGAGATCAACAGGGACAAGCGGATTGATTTTTT from Paenibacillus polygoni encodes the following:
- the acnA gene encoding aconitate hydratase AcnA, giving the protein MSQKNHFSAASSLEVGGKTYRYYSLKSLQDQGRGDISKLPFSIKVLLEAAVRQFDGRAITEEHVSQLTGWAEGKDNNKEIPFIPARIVLQDFTGVPVVVDLAAMRDTVKKAGGDPKKINPLVPVDLVIDHSVMVDAYGTNDALDYNIKVEFERNEERYRFLRWAQTAFDNFRAVPPSTGIVHQVNLEYLASVAATKEIDGETVVFPDSLVGTDSHTTMINGLGVVGWGVGGIEAEAGMLGQPLYFVTPEVIGFKLTGSLAEGATATDLALTVTEMLRKKGVVGKFVEFYGPGLSNISLADRATVANMAPEYGATVGYFPVDTETLNYLRNTGRSEEQVELVEAYYKAQGMFRTNHTEDPVFSDTIELDLASVVPSLAGPKRPQDRIELTKMKENWEGIVRTPVDKGGYGLSDEKIAEKVSVTHPDGTKSELSAGAVVIAAITSCTNTSNPSVMVGAGLLAKKAVERGLTKPGYVKTSLTPGSLVVTEYLTKAGLLEPLEKLGFNVAGYGCATCIGNSGPLPEEVSQAITDNDLTVAAVLSGNRNFEGRVHAQVKANYLASPPLVVAYALAGTVNIDLQNDPIGYDTNNQPVYLKDIWPTSAEIQEAINISLNRDMFRNKYANVFTANERWNAIEIPEGELYEWDENSTYIQNPPFFEGLGDELNDIQNIRDARVLALLGDSVTTDHISPAGNISPSSPAGLYLKEHGVERKDFNSYGSRRGNHEVMMRGTFANIRIRNQVAPGTEGGVTTYLPTDEVMSIYDASMKYQEKGRNLVVLAGKEYGTGSSRDWAAKGTLLLGVKAVIAESFERIHRSNLVGMGVLPLQFKEGYGWSSLGLNGRETFDIVGLSNDVTPGQELTVTATREDGTEFDFPVIARLDSMVDVDYYHNGGILQTVLRQLMQNDEQTV